ACGCTCTCTTAGACATAAGGGgacctaactcaaaaaagacgatttgtgggaattataaataaaaaaaggtttgaaaacaatataaaaggcTGTGACTTGGCAGTGGCGCCATAAGGGAGAATCTGTttctattttacaattttgtcTTCTTCTCCTCATAGGTTTATAGAGCATACTCTGGAAGGTgggttttttaacaaaatcaaaaagtatataaattttgagttaggtcacttagttctaagggtgcgatatCTCACAGCTTATCTAACATCAAGCTATTTGAAGATGTTAATGCAAGTCGTGTACCTCGTCATCGTCGGAGTCGTGTCCGGAGCCGCTGAGCgaggtggcggcggcgggcagCTCCAGGCGCGGCGACTCCGCCTTCCACCTCTTCGAGCGGCGCACGGACTGCCGAAGCTCCTCGGCGTCCATCGCGTTCACCATGAACTCTCTGCCAACAAGAAGCTCAATAAGCGAAACATAACTAACCTAGATTTATTAATCAGTGATTATAATGGCCATTATGTGAATTTGCTATACAAAACAAGGCATTCCTTGCTTCGCATTTCATTCAATTTTaggtacataatttaattaaaaaaaagttcgtGCCGTCATCAAGACGTCTTACCAACCAATGGTCTCTCTCCTCTCCTACAAGTGCCACAACAGTATTTTCCTAAATCGTTCCAGCCTTTACAAAAACTTTAACTtatcgaaataataataatatcagctctgttgtactgtcccactactgggcacgggcctcctctactactgaggggttaggccttagtccaccacactggccttgtgcggattgctagacttcacacaccttcaaaattcctataaataacttttaaggtatgcaggttttctcaagatgtttttcttcgccgttaaagcaaatgataattcacaaagaatttacatataaattaagaaaagtcagagctgtCGAAATTAACACCTAGAAATCCTGCGCTGATCTGAGCTCATAAAGTGGTGTAGATGGAACTTACCCAGGCGTCTCGTCATCATTATTGCCAGGGTAGTAAGTGGGTCTGTTGCCTCGCTCCGACGAGGACGTCCGTTCCCCGTCAGATATGTCTTCGATGTCACCGTCGTGTTCCGTCGACTCTTGGTCCTGCAACGAATGAGTTGTTGAATGAGTTATATGACAAGGAATGAACGAATGGATACCTCACAGATGAATGATGTTATAATCTATCTATCAATATGCTTTTatatcagtttttttataaataaatgaaaaataataaaaaagctttaTATACGTGTTATGAATTtagataacaaaataaataatatgcattCATACACCAAACAGTCATTTGATCTAGATCATTCTCTTTGAAAACAAAATGCTTGAATGAAGTTAAcagctataaataatattattaattgttcatGAACGTCTGTACATAAACGACTATTAGGTGTACACTGTGTTTGGTGGGAGCCAAAGAATTATGGATCATATGTAAATATCGATATCTGTGATGGAACTACCAAATAACATTTGaatgaaaaaatgtaatatattaatcaaattaatatattagatataataatgaaatttataaaacacgtattaatgttgtttattttctaagtttaaataatcatacaataaatataataattactatttattcaACCAACACAGATAATTAACGatttttccaattatatttttgtttacttgaTCCAAAATTCTTTGACACAAGACTAAAAAGAGTTGGCGCATTCTGTTAACACACATATAGCAATGGcgaattaatttgtttgtatgtagTGGTATGCTgactaaataataaacaagattTAATAATTCACTTCCTGTaacgaattaattttattataatacattttttgcatgtattttttagaacttcACATACgatttaaatacttatacagTATACACACTGGTCTGATGGACGCCTatccataaataatagcaataacaATTTTCTTTGGAAATCCAAATGACTACACTTACCACTACATACTTTTATACTCGTCATACTAAACCTATAGTCTATGCTATCATACGCAACCCTTTACCagcagtttattataaatatcgaaCCTCATATTTAAAACTGCCAAGTGACGAATCGTCAGTGTGGTGTCGACTCCGTGGGTCCACGATTCGATTCTTGGACAAGTTTAATGTCACCTATTGTGAACAACATAAaggaaattaacaaaacaaacttaaaattttgataagaCAGGTCGAGCCGTGCTGTTGGGAGAAAATCATTGaggatttgttttaaaatgatatattgtAACAGGCTAGTATTCGACTACAAATGTCCAAGCCGACCCCTTTGGATTGCTTGATGATGAACATTTTTTAACATCAATATCATTgacaatttcaaattattaccTTTATATCTATCTAGTattctatagttttttttaattatagtaaattaaaaatgtatggaaactttttttattatcaccAATGAAAACTCAAacacaaaaaattcaaatgttcTATAATCattcatttttgataaatatatgtaacataaatatCAGATGGCTAGAGTGGGGATTTTGCCCTCCAATGTACCCATATTCGTATATCAATTATACATGTCACATGTAGACCAGAGATGACAACGCGGCTCGaccgatttttataaaatccccaaaaaataaataaaacttaatgataaacaaaaaaacaagcaGTGCATAACTTAAGCATAAAGCATACTTATTAAaagcttaatatatttttacagccGCTTCGCATTTACTGCATGGTGACACAAACAGCTTAAAACAAGCAAACtagttttttctttatacaaataaataagtctAAAGCAAATCACTAACAAGACGGTAAGCGACGATATTCAACTGCcccaatgtaaattaataacattattttcaccACGATTCCCTCACAATAACAGTAACAATGCCACTAATTTGGTTTTTTCTATTGCAGTAGGCATGCTTTTTGCGTTCTACGGCAAACTTCATTACAATATGCAAACGTGTCGTAATGTATTAAAAACTATGACAACTACTCCGAGATCTACAACCAACGAAGGAAGAGTAATCCTTTTTTTGACTTTTTGATTGACAAATTTTATCTACCATTACCATGTTTTACACTGACTCTTTGCAGTATTGAATTTAAATGGGAAATAActacaatgtaattttttttaaaagtactaaaaaaagAACCGCCTAAAGTGAATTATAAGGGGACGCAGGCCATAATCTAATTACTTCTgttataatcaattttaatatatgaacatataaaaaaacacagatGATATGATGTTCTGAAAAATATTGACAGCGTAGCACACATCACAAGTAGCACACACAAGCAGTGACGTAACGTGCAACAAACTGTTGCATGTACCATGGTGCGATTGTAGCCTTgtaacaaaacataacaaaacgtaacaaaatgcaacaaaaaaaaaataaaaaaaacaacaaaacctTCTCGACCCTCGGCGATATAGTCAATATATCGTACGTCTTTCGTATGGTCGCGTCAAAATTGCGAAACAACGCCTCGACGCGCGGCAGTTGGGACAGATTCAGCGATTTCGGCCGCTAGTGTAACAGCACCGCAACCAATCAGTTACAGGGTAGACAGGGGTGTAGACGGTACAAGTTTTAATAATgctgaataattataatcgtaaTGATAAGTAACGGAACCAATaccgaatattttttgttatacagtgcaaaataatatagaatgcTTAAGAAAACTGAAGTTAAGCgattaataactaaaacaaaaaaaatgatataaaataatacttgtaCCGTCCACAAGGAAAggaaaaatatacacaaaaaaataaaccatataagtaaaaatattaataaaaaaaaaagaaaaaattaaattgatcgGAAAACCTTCTATTCTTAGCATAACATTCCCGTAATATGTTTCTGATATACCTTAATCATATTTAGCGAATATACCAATAATGTTCCTatataagaaaaaacaattgttgtTACAAGGAAATTTTCCGATCAATGACAATTAACATGTTGTGCACGCATAAACCTCCACCACAAACCAAAACCATTTGTGAGTGATTACACAAGGACATATGATTATTACATAGATATCATTGTTTACATAGACCAGTGTGGTCAATAAAACGCGTCTAATTCGACGATTTTTCCGCTTGTAAGTGCATTAGCTACACCTCAGCCTACCTCTTCAGGGACAATAGCGGAAATATTTCTTCTATCGGAAGTTATTTTTTCCAACTTTTaatttcgatttttaaataaaacagaattgcCGTTTTTTGTATTAAGTTCTAAGCTGTTAATCATTAGATTAACACCTTAGAACTCAACGTACAATGTGTTCATGGTTATGTAAACaattatatctaatttattaacatttatacatTGTCATGGCTGTGTTGAAatgacaatttttattattttaaaaccattaagaAGGTAGTAACTAAAATCGTCAATAATTGAGTTGACACACTGTATGAAAGGCAATTACAATcaacaaatcaattaaaaaaaaaatacatttctatatagcggaatttaatttttctgtttacagtatacaaattttaatcttAAGCGTGGTTTGGCTAGAAAGAAAGTCAAtcataaaagcaaaatattaaataaatatggggCGATTTTACCCAAGCCACTCTATTCacagaaatttaattaagaataaaacaaaactctaTTTACAACTCTTCTTAATATGCATACCTACACCAACCCCCCTCCCTCCGCCCCGTAACAAACATTTCAACACAGCCACTCCCCCACTCCCCCACTACCCCACTACAGTACTAGCAGACTTTTACAGTACGCATACCTGCTTCCCCATCGGTTGgtcttttcttttttcaataaatcgTGTGTCGGTGCCACTGTCTAACGAACTGTCTTTGGAGCCGTCGGAGTCGACGCGtttttctagaaaaaaataaatacattatcaaTAATGAAAATGCAACTTAGAAGCTGAAATAAGTGATGATTCTATGATGGTCAGAATTACCACTAGTCATACAGCATTGTACACTACAGGCATTGTAGATCTCATAGTCACTAAAAAACAAAGTGcaaagtaaaataacatttttgcggttacaattttatattattgattaggTGATATTCGTAGAGGttcaaatttcattttttcCTCCTTAAAGTTTAGCAATGCCCTTCAAAGTACTGTGAGTACATTTTACTAATGGGCGACGATGATCACTCACTATCGGACGATCTCGCTTTcttcagctataaaataaactagCATTTTTTAGGCTAACCGCAcactagtttaaataaataagcaataaaatatggAACCTGGTGCGGGGTTGATTCTGGTGGCCCACTTGCCCCTGGCGGGCGGGTCGGGCGCGGGGGACTCGGGCGCCGCCAGCTCGTCGCCGAGGCTCTTCTTGGCCCACGATGGCAGCCGCCCTATTCGTAGTCTACAAGTACAACAAAAGGTATACATGttcaattactttaatattgacTGAACAGAAATATCTTTTGTTACTGGGAATTTTTGTCCGATATGGCCATCAGCTCGCCCCATAGGGGCCgttaagtattacgtaacgcaatttggaagGGTGGGGGGCCATGTAAAACGTTAAGATGCATTACAGCCgcgggagggggggggggttcaAACAACACGTTATTtcacattggatttttttattttaaaacaataacaaaggtatttgaGCGATTTTCCGTTACTTTGCGAAATtccggaaaatcgctaaaataccttccGGTAATTTTAGAATTAGATAACTTTTTTttggcgtacaggaaaacgttacggcgcgttacataggGGGGTGGcagggtcaaaaatcttcaaaaattgcgttacgtttTACTTGAACGACCCCTAATACATCGTGggaaatacacacggcgaaaagtgggtgcactagttcacacctttgcctaccctaTTAAGGATAAAAAGCTTGAATAAGTGTATGTAGGTACAATATTAGCaaacaattatttcaaaattcaaatatgaaAGAAGACACTGTTTGCTTTCATTTTTCTCTATCACACAATATGTTACAATACTCACGTGTAGTCAGGTACTTGCGGCGCTGTGAACTTGTCGGGCGGCAGGTCCCGTGGCGGCGAGCCCCACTGAGACTCGCTCTCGCTCTCCAATCCCGATGTACCATTGCTAGCGCCTGACACTTTCCTATACGcaacattacatttataaatgtaattctcaataaataaaatgaagctTGCGGTGTTTCGAATATAACTAATCGAAGAAAAGACAGATCGTTATATATAACCTATTACAATTCCAAATCATGTATATATCAAGCCTAGTTCAGTACATAATCTTTATGAATAGaagcaataatttaaatgagtCGTGTGCAATATGAACACAGTACAATATAGTGTGTACAGCGTGTACTCACTTGCCCTGCCGGATGGCCTGCTGCGCGAGGCGCGCGCGCATGGTGACGACCATGTCGTGCGGCACGCGCCACACGAAGATGCAGCCGTCGCCAGACCCCGACACCAGGTACTGGCAGTCCGGCGTGAACCTGACAATACATCCACAATTAGTTATGACatgttaaagtaattttaaattgagttttatatatttttaaagaatcttTAAAATAGcgagtaaaaaaataactaattaaaattataatagacaagTTAAAACTCCTAATCGGATTATTTTACAGATGAAGCTGTGGACAAGAGCATTATTCTCAgtgttatatttcttaatactCACTTAAGCCCAGTTACAATTTCTGAATGTCCAAACATGGTCGCCATGCACTCGCCCGAGTAGTAATCGTAAACGCTCAGAATCTTGTCCGTACTTGAGGTCGCGAGGTATATGCCGCTGTTGTCAAGCGCCACCTGGTGATACAAAAAGCATTACTTTAACAATAGTCACCGCCCCTGATGGTTAGTATAGGTAACACTCAATGTAATTGTTAGAGAAAAAATTGTgcagcaaaataattataatttcggTCCGTTTTAACGAATGTAAGCCATTTGATCAGAAGAAGTCTCTAAGCCAGGTTACTTTGAACAGTCATAATTCAAACGTTACGTATCACCAAACTATATAATACAGACCTTGATAAGTGTCCCGTCTTCAGCGGTGGTGCCTCTGAAAGTCTTCGTATGCCTGCCGTGAGCCGCACTGTACACTCTTACGTTACGATCCTGCAATACAATCAATAGTAAGCTTTATTCCCTCGTCCTAGAACTCTTATCTatgaaatttaaacaataaaacaaacctGACAAGCGGTTAGTATGTGTCTGCCGCCAGCGTCGACTTCCATGTCGTACAACGTGGTCCGACCCGAAACGTTCTGACCCCTGGCGAACTGATAACTGCCGTCTTGCGTCTGTAATTAAATCTCTAATTAACTCTGTAATTAAGAAATCACACTGTTATACGCCACGCCAGGACACATTTAATTTATGAGTTGTGATGAAAAAGGAATTATCTTAAACGAGCCTTGACGGACATTTAATCCTACCCTACTATTATCGAGTGCGTATGCGCACATACAACAAACACGATCATTACATAACCGTCGTCACTCACAGATCTCAACTGCCTGAAGAGTATAGTCTTGTCGGCGCCGCACGAGACCATCTGCAGTCCGCCGCTGGACATGATGAACCGCACCGCCGTGATGGACGACGAGTGCTCGTCCAGCGTCTGCAGGATCTGGTAGCCCTGGAAAGAACAATCAATGTTtagttatttaagtaaataactCGAGATGGTTAGCATTGCGATTGAACTATAAAtttttactttcaaatattACGTAGTGGAGTACTAGGCTCGTCGCTTTAAGACATTGAATGATATAAGTCACACTGCCATTAACTTATACTGGCTACGATGTCACACAAATCAGaatactacaatattttacattgctTCTTAGGGTAGAAAATATCAATAGTACCTACTAGAGATATTTTATATGAGATCCACCTAGTACCTAGCTCTCAGGTTTCTAGCATACGCAAGAAAATATATGTGCTACCGACGCACCAGGTGTTTCTAAAGTTGGTGCGTCCTACACATTGGGCACTGCCGCATCTACTTACATTATCCACATTGAAGACGTGTATGAGCCGATCCCTGGACGCCGAGGCCAGCAGCCTCGGCCCCGAGGGCGGCGAGTACTCGAGCGCCAGCACCTCGGCGTCGTGAGCCTCCAGCGTGTGGAGCAGcgtggcggtggcggcggccGAGCTGTCGGCGGCGGCCTGTAGCGCGTGCACCCACACGTTGCCGGCGCGGTCGCCCGCCGCCACGTGCCGCCCGTCCGGGGATGCGCGCACGCATCTGGAATTAAAcattagaaattaaatataaaatcaactatttaaaatgttatttctttaGTATCTGTACTATAAAacgcaaaataaaacaattttcgtgTATTATCGTAGTATTAAATGACGCGTGCCATTTCCTGTGTCGAGCGCAACTTAATTAATTACGAGACGTATTCACTCACCTGACTCCGATTTTGTCGTCGTATGATTTCGCTTTGTCCTTGTCATTCGTGGCCGTGAGATCGACGTCCTTCAAAAACTTCAATTCGGGGTCTATGTACAATACTTTGTTTAATTCCTGAAAGTGAAAACATCGGAATGATTGGCGATGgtaaacattgaaaaaaaaattaatatttacagtgGTATTATGTAAATAGCACCACCTCAATAAAACCAATCTTATTATGTGTAGACAGAGTTTACTTTGCTCTTTAAACCGTACAATGACGTCACGTCACCGTACGTCATCGTTTAAACTCACGTTGCTGTATATGTTCTGCGGCTGCGGCGTCGCCAGCCTCCAGAGCCTGACGGTGTCGTCGCTGGAACACGTTATGAAGGTACCGCCGGACGCCGACACCATATCCACCCCCCATATACACGCCGAGTGGTATAGCGCGGAGTGGGATTTCCCCACCTGTGAAGACGAGCATGGTATTAAAAGTCGGcgataaatatcgataatttgAGCTAGAGTAAGCAATATTGTGTAGTTAAATTATCGACAAATTATTTTGCTTactcataatatataatgtcgACCATTGTACGCTCGATTAAAAGCGTCTCAAATTAATAGCATAatcaaaatgtgttttattttaaatttaattgaatctTAATCTGGCTTGCACGACAATTTACTGAATGTTCAAcactaaacacatttaaaatctCGTGCTATCACTGTTATACATTAGGAGTTCAAGAAGATAGCAacatgattaaaatttatttatcgttaATCAAATTTAGTCATTGTGGATACTAGTTTTTAGACCATTTTCCTATACACCAACACACCTATACACCCACTCACCCGCTTTATATCCCTGACGTCCCACACGTAAAGGCTGTGGTCATTGTAGACGGCCGTCAGCTTGTGGTTTCGTTCGTCGTACGTCAGCGCCACCGCGTCCGGATACCGGGCTTGCGACGGCTGACGGAACATGTGACTGcggaaagaaatattaatattaaatatttgaatgttaatAAGAAGTAAACTTAGTAACCGCTGAAAGTACttgtataaaatttggtacatgAATAAACAATATCCTAAATTAACATACTGGTTCCTTTTCATCTTAGAAATTTCCTACCGTGGGACATTTTtaactgattttttaaataggcaACACGTTTGTCACACGTGGCGCTATGAATTGCTACAGTGTTTTAGGATTTTTTGCAGTGAGAAAGAGCTTTCACGGGGGCGAAGTCGCCAGCAACATCTAGTCAATTATAAAATTGGTCTAACATTGCTCTATCAACATCACTGAGAGCCATACACGCCTCTCTTGTGCATAGTCACATTTGATTATAAGAGGGGCTATTTCATCGATCTTTATTGAAGTAGTGCGATTCCTTTCAAAATCGCCATAATAGAGACAAAGCCAGTTCCAGTATTGGGATAGATTAGTTGAAGTACTGACCTAATATTGACCCCTTGCGCAACGTCGACCCCTAGATAATGCGTTCGTGGCAGCGTAGTGATGTACTGCAACGTGTCCGGAGCGAAACACCGCACTATGCCTTCGGCGCAACCCACGAATATGTAGttagagcctatcgccatgcaGTTAGCTGATGTTGTCTGAaaaaagattaaattattttttgtgttactcGTTAATTATAAGTAGTCGGTATCTCTGTACTTTATTTGTGCAAGTCGCGACAAACTAAAAATTACTCAATGTTTTTATCGACAAAATACAGCCCTCTCGTTTGTAATCTAGTTAGTGAATGCTCATCAACAGATGTCGCTACGTTCACTCcgttcttaaaaaaaataaataactagatGGCGCTACCGATCCTAGTCTTATGTTTAAACCGTCAAAACAATATTCCAGAAGTAACCACCAGTAATAACACATTCGTCGCTGTATATTAGAAATCCCATTATAGTGACCCAAGTTCTTGTTCTGGGTTCAGCCTGTCATGTATAACCGGTTTCAAACAGGGCGGCGTATTTTatcaactggcgagggataatcgtctctcgtcagtccattgaccatcagatgtagtggaGTGACTTTTCAGTGACCGTGTAAAAAAGAATTCGCTCACAAGATGTCAGAATATGGTCCGTACCCTCAACTCAACCCATTTGTCGAGCAGCCGCCGGCTGTTGAACTCGCAGAGCAGGCCGCCGCGCGTGATCGCGTACGTGCTGTCCGCGGCGAGCCCGCGCCCGCACACCACGTCGCAGAACTCGTTGTCCTTCTGCTCGCCGAGGATCGCCGACCGGCCCATCAGCGGCACGGGCTCTTTGAACTGGAACGAAGCAGAAAATAATGAGATATTTTATGGATGTTGAAGTGGTCTTGAAACTATGAACAACAGCAGCAAGAGCTATTTGAAAGATTCTTTAAAAAGCAACCATAGAATTTTAAGCGAAGATAGCTCAACTACTAGTAACGCTCTGTCGTGGTATTCCTTTTTGGTATCCATccataaagttaaaaatatgtaacaacaaTATTTCATCGAATCGGCTCAATGACTGACAGCAAACACGGCACTTGGTTTAGCTGTCCATAgcgactataataatattattacttcgaCTGCTTCGAAATTTCGAGCGCGTTGAATATCACAGTcgaaatatagaataatatgtCTATCTTTGATGACGCACTCACCTTAGCATTTCTGGAATACTCCAGGTACCAGAACTTGACATGCCTGAACCCGACTGTGACGAAGTAGTTTCCATTCTCCGAAAAACTAACTGCTTTCACACGTGATGATACCTGCAATGTATAATAGaccaattaatgtttttaatcgatacaaattttaataataatcaatactaATCCTCTATCTTTTAACATGCTTCCAACCCCAGACGTTACTTTAACAGCTATCACAGGACtcattcaaaattttacaaagtatacGCTGAGCTATGCGCTGCACCCCTTTTAGTACACATTGTGGTTCAGACCGAGTCCCAGATTCCAGTATATATTTCATGAATGGAACTTCGTTTAGTAAACGTTTTATATCGAATCATTTAGTATGTTTTACCTATAACATAAATACTAAGCATACCAATAAGTACATTTTATCTAAACtataaataccaaaaatttCGTATGGTTTACCTTATTACTGGCCAATTTGAGGTTCGCCCGCCAGTCCCACACATTAACGATCATGTCATGCTGCGAACCGACGGACACCAGGTACTTTGACGACGTGGAAAATGCCTgagaacaataaacaaaaaattaaaaagaaaacgaaataaaaatcttgtaataaataattagtagttttattaatttttcctATAACAGAacagaataattaaaacataataatatactggTGTATAGGCCTAGCATTTCAGGCTGTATGCTACCAATTCCTTTGTCATTTGCATTTAGTAAGTCACGTTTTAACTTAACGattgtttacatattaaaaaaagaaaagtcttgatataaaaaagtaattagtGGATATCGGATACATACCACACAACTGACTCCATGGGTGTGTCCTGGAAACTCTGCAATTTGCACCGCACCCGACGCGGTTGGATCCTGAAATAAGAATACATGGGTTAGAAAAATCTTGACATACTCGGCTATGTAgaatttcaaatttgttttcctacttattatcaatttaatattgggttcttaatgattatttattttattttcctaattataattgaaggtATAATTTCGCTTGTCTTCCGTCTCAACGCTAGGTGTCGTTAGTTATTGACTTTTAAGTAATACTTATCGTTAGTATTCTAAATTTATTAGTATACAGGGATTATTCAAACGAGTTAAAATCTAGCCGGCGATCGTGAAAATTAAGCCCAATCATTTTTTTCACCATATTTCAAAACATGTAGACTGTAACGTCAGCCATATCAAAGTGAGTGAGCAAGGCAATCTTTCGATTCCCGCCGCTAGATGTCGCTAACCTGCAGGTCCCACACACGCACGGCAGGCGCGTGCCCGCACTCGCCGGTCGCCAGGTACCTGCCGTCCGGCGAGAACGCGACGCAGGTAACGCTCTTGCGCGACGAGTTCAACACGTGCGACTGGCGGTTCTTGCGCACGTTGTACAGTACCACC
The sequence above is drawn from the Manduca sexta isolate Smith_Timp_Sample1 chromosome 28, JHU_Msex_v1.0, whole genome shotgun sequence genome and encodes:
- the LOC115456183 gene encoding mitogen-activated protein kinase-binding protein 1 isoform X1, which encodes MEAGFIPVGSGGGSAAPPHSSVVAPPANVVRAPGLKRGKMEEAITDRIKLETVLGLTVNSNAALDCDPNTELVAYPAGCTVVLYNVRKNRQSHVLNSSRKSVTCVAFSPDGRYLATGECGHAPAVRVWDLQDPTASGAVQIAEFPGHTHGVSCVAFSTSSKYLVSVGSQHDMIVNVWDWRANLKLASNKVSSRVKAVSFSENGNYFVTVGFRHVKFWYLEYSRNAKFKEPVPLMGRSAILGEQKDNEFCDVVCGRGLAADSTYAITRGGLLCEFNSRRLLDKWVELRTTSANCMAIGSNYIFVGCAEGIVRCFAPDTLQYITTLPRTHYLGVDVAQGVNISHMFRQPSQARYPDAVALTYDERNHKLTAVYNDHSLYVWDVRDIKRVGKSHSALYHSACIWGVDMVSASGGTFITCSSDDTVRLWRLATPQPQNIYSNELNKVLYIDPELKFLKDVDLTATNDKDKAKSYDDKIGVRCVRASPDGRHVAAGDRAGNVWVHALQAAADSSAAATATLLHTLEAHDAEVLALEYSPPSGPRLLASASRDRLIHVFNVDNGYQILQTLDEHSSSITAVRFIMSSGGLQMVSCGADKTILFRQLRSTQDGSYQFARGQNVSGRTTLYDMEVDAGGRHILTACQDRNVRVYSAAHGRHTKTFRGTTAEDGTLIKVALDNSGIYLATSSTDKILSVYDYYSGECMATMFGHSEIVTGLKFTPDCQYLVSGSGDGCIFVWRVPHDMVVTMRARLAQQAIRQGKKVSGASNGTSGLESESESQWGSPPRDLPPDKFTAPQVPDYTLRIGRLPSWAKKSLGDELAAPESPAPDPPARGKWATRINPAPEKRVDSDGSKDSSLDSGTDTRFIEKRKDQPMGKQRPKSLNLSQLPRVEALFRNFDATIRKTYDILTISPRVEKVTLNLSKNRIVDPRSRHHTDDSSLGSFKYEDQESTEHDGDIEDISDGERTSSSERGNRPTYYPGNNDDETPGEFMVNAMDAEELRQSVRRSKRWKAESPRLELPAAATSLSGSGHDSDDDELDENELKQPLNSAKLDVSQQGCGPTPAPRYTSKGRGPKWRQVSTPSGDNADRNPLSGSCESIDTAGRREKYIKSAFDSLSGVEMDTTLTGGHTSLSAQHLSRAPAPRAAPGAGPAPAPSPAPRSKPLDPEAARRREELNRRILETRRQLESVAFRSNLKSSQSTTDLSYIPEKDNSRRARPVSMAIPSNSRPYAGRHASASDREEESAGMRRAISLSDLAAKPMPAPRNQGQSSKPSTPQGGNSSKSPGGFARPAPRYSNKSNMTRSSSVGVLNQSDSESDPQPSRQQPPRAQGLMRPTISSMNKAAANTARRRGLANAYSAVNLNTGAHEESSSEADERADKAQRSDNQRRIGRSGSERDLSAKAREVTARLTANTRQRAKPEQATDANLSSSSQLCSALTEQLTKTACKVVQLYASLQREPNAAADISGLEAAILETQKVLRSAVNRPQNGGDALSSLSSTDGDYRGLNVDSTRQKLEHLVSKESTGAGNPAMSLIEQYSDILLNMMQSKMVNQFPSSPHSLPPNTREPGGDS